The proteins below are encoded in one region of Balaenoptera ricei isolate mBalRic1 chromosome 6, mBalRic1.hap2, whole genome shotgun sequence:
- the SLC1A1 gene encoding excitatory amino acid transporter 3 isoform X2, translated as MGKPAKKGRDWKRFLRNNWLLLSTVAAVVLGVAALDSNISGKIGLRAVVYYFCTTVIAVILGIVLVVSIKPGVTQNVNEIDRTGSSPEVSSVDAMLDLIRNMFPENLVQACFQQYKTTREEVKRPDEPGTNRTEASVTAVMTTAISKNKTKEYKVIGMYSDGINVLGLIVFCLVFGIVIGKMGERGQILVDFFNALSDATMKIVQIIMCYMPVGILFLIAGKIIEVEDWEIFRKLGLYMATVLSGLAIHSIVILPLIYFIVVRKNPFRFAMGMAQALLTAVMISSSSATLPVTFRCAEEKNRVDKRITRFVLPVGATINMDGTALYEAVAAVFIAQLNDLDLSIGQIVTISVTATAASIGAAGVPQAGLVTMVIVLSAVGLPTEDVTLIIAVDWLLDRFRTMVNVLGDAFGTGIVEKLSKKELEQMDVSSEVNIVNPFALESTTLDNEDLDAKKSYVNGGFAVDKSDTISFTQTSQF; from the exons GTGTTGCTGCACTGGATTCCAACATATCTGGAAAAATTGGTCTACGTGCTGTCGTATATTATTTCTGTACCACTGTCATTGCTGTAATTTTAg GTATCGTGCTGGTGGTGAGCATCAAGCCTGGTGTCACCCAGAACGTGAATGAAATTGACAGGACAGGCAGCAGCCCTGAAGTCAGTTCAGTGGATGCCATGTTAGACCTGATCAG GAATATGTTCCCTGAGAACCTTGTCCAAGCCTGTTTTCAGCAG TACAAAACCACACGTGAAGAAGTGAAACGTCCCGATGAGCCAGGGACAAACAGGACGGAGGCGTCTGTCACAGCCGTCATGACAACTGCTATTTCCAAG aacaaaacaaaggaaTACAAAGTCATAGGCATGTATTCAGACGGCATAAATGTCCTGGGCTTGATTGTCTTTTGCCTCGTCTTTGGAATTGTCATTGGAAAAATGGGAGAAAGGGGACAGATTCTGGTGGATTTCTTCAATGCTCTGAGTGATGCAACCATGAAAATCGTTCAAATCATTATGTG CTACATGCCGGTTGGTATTTTGTTCCTGATTGCCGGGAAGATCATAGAAGTTGAAGACTGGGAAATATTCCGCAAGCTGGGCCTTTACATGGCCACCGTCCTGAGTGG GCTTGCAATCCACTCCATTGTAATTCTCCCACTGATATATTTTATAGTTGTACGAAAGAACCCTTTCCGATTCGCCATGGGAATGGCCCAGGCTCTTCTGACAGCTGTCATGATCTCCTCCAG TTCAGCAACACTGCCTGTCACTTTCCGCTGTGCTGAAGAGAAGAACCGGGTGGACAAGAGGATCACTAGATTTGTGTTACCCGTTGGTGCTACAATCAACATGGATGGGACTGCACTCTATGAAGCAGTGGCAGCTGTGTTTATTGCACAGTTGAATGACTTAGACTTGAGCATTGGGCAGATTGTCACTATCAG TGTCACGGCCACAGCCGCCAGCATTGGAGCTGCCGGTGTGCCCCAGGCCGGCCTGGTGACCATGGTGATCGTGCTGAGTGCCGTGGGCCTGCCCACTGAGGATGTCACCCTCATCATCGCTGTCGACTGGCTCCT ggATCGGTTCAGGACCATGGTGAATGTCCTCGGCGATGCATTCGGGACCGGCATCGTGGAGAAGCTCTCTAAGAAAGAGCTGGAGCAGATGGATGTTTCATCTGAGGTCAACATCGTGAACCCCTTTGCCTTGGAATCCACGACACTCGACAATGAAGACTTGGACGCCAAGAAGTCCTATGTCAACGGAGGCTTTGCTGTCGACAAGTCCGACACCATCTCATTCACCCAGACCTCACAGTTCTAG
- the SLC1A1 gene encoding excitatory amino acid transporter 3 isoform X1, translated as MGKPAKKGRDWKRFLRNNWLLLSTVAAVVLGIAIGVLVREYSKFSNLEKFYFSFPGEILMRMLKLIVLPLIISSMITGVAALDSNISGKIGLRAVVYYFCTTVIAVILGIVLVVSIKPGVTQNVNEIDRTGSSPEVSSVDAMLDLIRNMFPENLVQACFQQYKTTREEVKRPDEPGTNRTEASVTAVMTTAISKNKTKEYKVIGMYSDGINVLGLIVFCLVFGIVIGKMGERGQILVDFFNALSDATMKIVQIIMCYMPVGILFLIAGKIIEVEDWEIFRKLGLYMATVLSGLAIHSIVILPLIYFIVVRKNPFRFAMGMAQALLTAVMISSSSATLPVTFRCAEEKNRVDKRITRFVLPVGATINMDGTALYEAVAAVFIAQLNDLDLSIGQIVTISVTATAASIGAAGVPQAGLVTMVIVLSAVGLPTEDVTLIIAVDWLLDRFRTMVNVLGDAFGTGIVEKLSKKELEQMDVSSEVNIVNPFALESTTLDNEDLDAKKSYVNGGFAVDKSDTISFTQTSQF; from the exons GGATTGCCATAGGCGTTTTGGTTCGAGAATACAGCAAGTTCTCTAACCTGGAGAAATTCTACTTTTCCTTTCCTGGAGAAATTCTAATGAGAATGCTGAAACTCATCGTTTTACCATTAATTATATCCAGCATGATTACAG GTGTTGCTGCACTGGATTCCAACATATCTGGAAAAATTGGTCTACGTGCTGTCGTATATTATTTCTGTACCACTGTCATTGCTGTAATTTTAg GTATCGTGCTGGTGGTGAGCATCAAGCCTGGTGTCACCCAGAACGTGAATGAAATTGACAGGACAGGCAGCAGCCCTGAAGTCAGTTCAGTGGATGCCATGTTAGACCTGATCAG GAATATGTTCCCTGAGAACCTTGTCCAAGCCTGTTTTCAGCAG TACAAAACCACACGTGAAGAAGTGAAACGTCCCGATGAGCCAGGGACAAACAGGACGGAGGCGTCTGTCACAGCCGTCATGACAACTGCTATTTCCAAG aacaaaacaaaggaaTACAAAGTCATAGGCATGTATTCAGACGGCATAAATGTCCTGGGCTTGATTGTCTTTTGCCTCGTCTTTGGAATTGTCATTGGAAAAATGGGAGAAAGGGGACAGATTCTGGTGGATTTCTTCAATGCTCTGAGTGATGCAACCATGAAAATCGTTCAAATCATTATGTG CTACATGCCGGTTGGTATTTTGTTCCTGATTGCCGGGAAGATCATAGAAGTTGAAGACTGGGAAATATTCCGCAAGCTGGGCCTTTACATGGCCACCGTCCTGAGTGG GCTTGCAATCCACTCCATTGTAATTCTCCCACTGATATATTTTATAGTTGTACGAAAGAACCCTTTCCGATTCGCCATGGGAATGGCCCAGGCTCTTCTGACAGCTGTCATGATCTCCTCCAG TTCAGCAACACTGCCTGTCACTTTCCGCTGTGCTGAAGAGAAGAACCGGGTGGACAAGAGGATCACTAGATTTGTGTTACCCGTTGGTGCTACAATCAACATGGATGGGACTGCACTCTATGAAGCAGTGGCAGCTGTGTTTATTGCACAGTTGAATGACTTAGACTTGAGCATTGGGCAGATTGTCACTATCAG TGTCACGGCCACAGCCGCCAGCATTGGAGCTGCCGGTGTGCCCCAGGCCGGCCTGGTGACCATGGTGATCGTGCTGAGTGCCGTGGGCCTGCCCACTGAGGATGTCACCCTCATCATCGCTGTCGACTGGCTCCT ggATCGGTTCAGGACCATGGTGAATGTCCTCGGCGATGCATTCGGGACCGGCATCGTGGAGAAGCTCTCTAAGAAAGAGCTGGAGCAGATGGATGTTTCATCTGAGGTCAACATCGTGAACCCCTTTGCCTTGGAATCCACGACACTCGACAATGAAGACTTGGACGCCAAGAAGTCCTATGTCAACGGAGGCTTTGCTGTCGACAAGTCCGACACCATCTCATTCACCCAGACCTCACAGTTCTAG